The nucleotide sequence GCTGGCGCTGTTCACGTCCACGCCCACCTTGTTCACGCAGCTTTCCACCACTTCGTCCAAGCGCTTCTTGAGTTCGCGCTGGTTCACGTCGTGCTGGTACTGGCCCACGCCAATGGACTGGGGATCAACCTTCACAAGTTCTGCCAGCGGGTCCTGCAAGCGACGGCCGATGGAAATAGCGCCACGGGTAGTCACGTCTTCCTTGGGGAATTCCTGAATAGCGATCATGCTTGCGCTGTAAACGGATGCGCCAGCTTCGGAAACGATAACGCGGGGAGGAACCTTGCCCTTGAACTTTGCAGCCATTTCGGAGCAGAAAGCGTCGGTTTCGCGGCTGGCGGTACCGTTACCAATAGCGATCAAGTCAATCTTATACTTGTCAATAAGCTGCATCAGGTAAACTGCGGAAGCAGCCTTGTCGTTCCACGGTTCGTGAGGTTTGATAATGCCGTGGTCCATGAACTTACCGTTTTCATCAAGCACAGCAACCTTACAACCAGTACGGAAGCCCGGGTCGAGGGCAAGAACAGCCTTGTGGCCTGCGGGAGCTGCCAGCAAAACGTCCTGGAGGTTCTTGCTGAACACCTTGAAAGCTTCTTCTTCGGCAGCATCCTTGAGGAGCAAACGGACTTCACTTTCCATGCTGGGCTGGAGCAAACGTTCCCAAGCATCCTGGCACATAGCTTCAAGATACGGGGTCCAAGTAGTCTTGCCCTTAATAATATTAGCCTTGAGGTAGCCCACCAGTTCTTCGTTGGGAACTTCAATAGTGAGGCGGAGGACCTTTTCCTTTTCACCACGGCGGAGAGCCAGCATACGGTGGCTGGGAATCTTGGAAACAGGTTCGCTAAAGTCGTAGTAGTCCTTGAACTTGGTTTCTTCCTTTTCAAAGTCCTTCTTGACCTTGGAAACCATAACGCCCTGCTTTTCGATCTGGGTACGGAGGTACTGACGGAACTGAGCGTTGTCAGCCACTTCTTCGGCCAGAATGTCGCAAGCGCCCTTGAGAGCAGCCTTGGGATCGGCCAGGCCCTTTTCTTCGGAGAGGTAGATAAGGGCGATCTGTTCTGCAGTGTTGCCGGTTTCTTCCTGTTCCCACATGAGGCGTGCGAGAGGTTCCAGGCCAAGTTCCTTGGCGATGGTGGCGCGGGTACGCTTCTTGGGCTTGTAGGGTGCGTAAATATCTTCGAGGGCGGTCTTGTCCTTGCAGGCTTCGATCTGAGCCTTCAGTTCCGGAGTAAGCTTGCCCTGTTCTTCAATGCTCTTGAGGATCGTTTCCTTACGATCGGTCAATTCCTGCAAATAGTCACGACGGTGGCTGATATCGCGGAGTTCGATTTCGTTCAAGGTACCGGTCTGGTCCTTACGGTAACGAGCGATAAAGGGGATGGTACCACCCTGGTCCATCAGTTCCAAAGCCTTGGAAACGCGCCACACTTCAATGTTCAGTTCTTCAGCAATAATTGCAGAAAAGTCCATAATTCTAATTCCAATTTTATAGGGTCTTAAAGCCCTGGTGAACAACAAATGTACCCCACCCGGGGTGGGTACTGAGGGAATATAACAATTAATTATGTCATAAAAATGACAGCAAAGTGTCAAAAATAATTTCCATAAAAAAAGACCCCGACAGGCCGTCGGGGTTTCAACTCCATAACTCGTTGCTTCACAACAGGTTAGCGATTCTTGTACATATTTTCGTAGTACTGGGCGTAATCGCCGCTAGTAATATTATCTAGCCATTCCTGATTGTCCAGGTACCAGCGCACCGTCTTTTCGATACCTTCCTCGAACTGCAGGGACGGTTCCCAGCCAAGTTCCTTCTGCAGCTTGGTGCTGTCGATGGCGTAGCGGGCGTCGTGGCCCAGGCGGTCGGTAACGTAGGTGATCAAATCCAGGTCCTCGTTTTCGGCGCGGCCCAGGAGCTTATCCACGGTCTTGATCACCACCTTGATAATATCGATGTTCTTCCATTCATTGAAGCCACCAATATTATAAGTCTCAGCAATCTTACCGTTATGGAAGATGACGTCGATAGCGCGGGCGTGGTCTTCAACAAAGAGCCAGTCGCGAACGTTCTCGCCCTTGCCGTAAACCGGCAGCGGCTTCTTGTGGCGGATATTATTAATAAACAGCGGGATCAACTTTTCCGGGAACTGGTAGGGGCCGTAGTTATTGGAGCAGTTGGTCACGATGGTGGGCATGCCGTAGGTGTCGTGGAAGGCGCGAACGAAATGGTCGGAACCAGCCTTACTTGCAGAGTACGGGCTATGCGGAGTATACTTTGTAGTCTCGTAGAAGAAGTCGTCGCCGTAGGCCAGGTGATGCTCGGAGCTGGAGGCCGTGGTGGTGAACGGCGGCTCGATACCTTCCGGATGGTTCATGGTCAGAGCGCCATAGACTTCGTCGGTAGAAATATGGTAGAAGCGCTTGCCTTCGTACTTTTCGGGCAAGGATTCCCAGTAGAGCTTTGCAGCCTGGAGCAGGCTCAAGGTGCCCATCACATTGGTGCGAGCGAAGGTGAACGGATCCTTGATGGAACGGTCCACATGGCTTTCGGCAGCCAGATGGATGATACCGTCGATCTTTTCGTCCTGCATGAGCTTGTAGAAGGCGTCGAAGTCGCAGATGTCCATCTTCACGAACTTGTAGTTGGGTTTGTCTTCGATATCCTTCAGGTTGGCCAAGTTGCCTGCATAGGTCAACTTATCCAAGTTAATAATGTTGTATTCCGGGTACTTGTTCACAAAAAGACGTACCACATGGCTTCCGATAAAGCCTGCACCGCCAGTAATAACAATATTCTTCATATAGCTAAATAATAACAAACACACTGCCCATTTTTACACTAAATCCAATAAAAAAGGGGTCATTTTAGTACAAATTAGGGATTGGTCTAGCCATTTCCTCCGCCGAATATCTATCTTCGTAAAGATTTTGTAATAAAACCTATAGGTGGATTATGAAGAAAACAAACAAAACCTTCAAGAAGGGAGCAGCAATCGCGCTGGCCACATTGATGGCCGCAGGTTCCGCTTTCGCACAGAATGGCATGGGCGGTGGTCGTGACGGTATGCACCAGATCGACGCCCATACCCTCGGTCAGTGGCACGTATCCTTCGGTGTCGGAGCCATGGCATCCGCAGACTCCTGGTCTCTTGCAGGCGGCGGCGTCATGACCGGCGACGAAGGCCAGACCATCGGCTTGAACGAAACCGGCTACTCCGCAGACATTGGTGCAAACTTTGCTATCGGTCTTACCAACTGGTTGGATGCAGGTATCAACTTCCCCATCCACTTCGACTCCGGTACCGATAACCAGAACTACATCGGCAACAGCTCCCTGGCAGGTGTCGGCATCGGTGATATCGACCTCTGGGGCAAGCTCCGCTTCCTCGGTGGCAACAAGTCCATCTTCACCTCCGCATTGTTGGTCCAATTCTATGTGCCGACCGGTGACGAAGAAGTGGGTATGCGCCCCCGTCACTCCTGGTACCTGGACAAGAAGACCATGGCCTACAGTTCCGGCTACGCAGCCTTGGCTGGCGGTCTGGTATTCAGCCTGGACTTCACCCGCTTCAACATCCCCGTCCGTTGGAATGGTCAGATCAGCTACCTCCACTCCTTCGACGAAAATCCGTCCAGTTCCTTGCTTTACAGCACCGGTGTGAACGTGGTTCCGTTCCGCGCTCTTGACTTCTTCCTGGAATTCTCCGGCGAAATGCGTCTTGATAGCGACCCGTACTACATCGAACCGATCATGGATCCTATGACCATTACCCCGGGTGTCCGTTTCCACATGAACGACAACATGGACCTGGCCCTCGGCATCGAAATGGCTCCGCGTATGTTTAGAAACATCGGCTTCGACTGGAAGAAGGAAATGGATTACGGTGAAGACTTCATCATCACCAAGATCGACGACCAGGACCGCGAAAACAAGTACCGCTACTCTGCCAACCCGCTCTTCGCAGCATCCGCAGCCCTCACCTGGCGCTTCGGTGGCGACGAACGCATCAACGGCATCAATGTGGACTCCCTGGTCCGCGTCCGTTCCGAAATCCTGGCCAAGGCAAAGGTCGACTCCATCATGCGTAACATGAAGGCCGACACCATTACCGTTTCCAAGATCGACACCGTCAACAAGGTCGATACCGTTTCTGTTTCCAAGGTCGATACTATCGCCAAGGTTGACACCATCTCCAAGGTTGACACCCTGACCCGCGTCGACACACTCAAGATCGTTGACTCTGCAGAAATCGCAAAGAACCAGGCCAAGATGGATTCCATCGCAGCAGCAGCAGCCCAGGACAAGGCCAAGGCAGACTCCATCGCAGCAGCAGCAGCCCAGGACAAGGCCAAGATGGATTCCATCGCCAACGAAGCTGCCAAGAACAAGGCTCAGATGGATTCTCTCGCAAGACTCTCCGGCGACGACGACAAGGACGGCGTTCCCAACATGGTGGACAAGTGCCCGGATACCCAGCCTGGCCTCAAGGTCGGTGCCGATGGTTGTGAAGTTGATACCGACAACGACGGCGTAACTGATTCTAAGGACAAGTGCCCGGAATCTCATGCTGGTGCTCCGGTTGACGAAGAAGGTTGCGAATTCGACGAAGACGAAGACGGCATTGTTGATGCTCTCGACAAGTGCTTGCATACCTTGAGTGACGTAAACGTTGACGACAAGGGCTGCCCCACCAACAAGGACGAAGACCTTGACAAGCTCAAGAGCCAGATCACCTTCAAGAAGGGTACCGCCAAGATCAACAAGAAGTCCAACAAGGCAATGGACAAGATTGCCAAGTTGATGATCGCTCGCCCGAACCTCCGCATCGAAATCCAGGGTCACTGCGACGAAAAGAAGACTGCAGAAGACAACCAGGAAATGTCCGTGCTCCGCGCACAGGCTGTGGTTGACTACCTCGTAGGCAAGGGCGTTCCCTCCAAGTACGTCCGTGCAGCAGGCTTCGGCGACACCCAGCTCCTGGTCCAGCCCAAGATGGACAAGAAGGGCCGTAAGGCAAAGACCAACCCGAAGAACAACCGCGTTGAATTTGCACCTCACGTAAAGAAGCCGAAGAAGAAGGCTGAAGCTCCGGCTGCTGAAGCAGCTGCAGCACAGGCTGCAGCCCCCAAGGCTGAAACCCAGGTAGCTCCGGCTCCTGCAGCAGCTCCGGCGACCGCAGCAGCTCCGGCACCTGCAGCAACACCCGCTAAGGCAGAAGCTCCCAAGGCAGAAGCAGCAGCACCGGCCGCTCCCGCAAAGGAAGCCCCGAAGGCTGAAGCTCCCAAGGCCGAAGCAAAGCCCGCTGCAGAACCTGCAAAGGGCGGCTTCAAGCAGGACGCCCCCAAGGCCGCTCCCGCCAAGAAGTAATCCGCACGGCAAAAGCTGCGCCTAGGCGCAGCAACTCCATTACGAAAAAGGACGTCTCTATGAGACGTCCTTTTTTTTGCACCTCGAAATTGGAGACTGCAGAGGAATATGCGCTGGTGTTAAACAGTTTCCCATTTCTGGGATTTGGCGGAAACCGCAGCGGCTTCCATCATGGCGAGGCCTTCCAAGGAAGTCTTGATTCCGCAAACGTACTTGCTATTGAAGGAACCTTTTTCAAGAAACTCGGTTAAGCAATCTGCGATGTCGCGGTAATAGTTGGCAAAAGCCTCGATGAATCCAGCGGGGTGGCCAGCCTTGAAGCGGTTATAGCGGGGCAAGTTTGCAATCTTCACGTCGCCGGTA is from Fibrobacter sp. and encodes:
- a CDS encoding RNA-binding transcriptional accessory protein codes for the protein MDFSAIIAEELNIEVWRVSKALELMDQGGTIPFIARYRKDQTGTLNEIELRDISHRRDYLQELTDRKETILKSIEEQGKLTPELKAQIEACKDKTALEDIYAPYKPKKRTRATIAKELGLEPLARLMWEQEETGNTAEQIALIYLSEEKGLADPKAALKGACDILAEEVADNAQFRQYLRTQIEKQGVMVSKVKKDFEKEETKFKDYYDFSEPVSKIPSHRMLALRRGEKEKVLRLTIEVPNEELVGYLKANIIKGKTTWTPYLEAMCQDAWERLLQPSMESEVRLLLKDAAEEEAFKVFSKNLQDVLLAAPAGHKAVLALDPGFRTGCKVAVLDENGKFMDHGIIKPHEPWNDKAASAVYLMQLIDKYKIDLIAIGNGTASRETDAFCSEMAAKFKGKVPPRVIVSEAGASVYSASMIAIQEFPKEDVTTRGAISIGRRLQDPLAELVKVDPQSIGVGQYQHDVNQRELKKRLDEVVESCVNKVGVDVNSASAPLLSHVAGLSNTLSEAIVKHREENGAYASREDLKKVKGFGPKAFEQAAGFMRIPGAENPLDDSAVHPENYALVEKMAAKVGVSVKEMVGNAEAVKGIKLDEFLSDEVGKETLQDILSELQKPSRDPRKEFRYAKFDDKIQTINDLITGSWMEGVVTNVANFGAFVDIGVHQDGLVHVSEISDKFVEDAKTVLTVGDIVKVRVMAVDAGQKRISLSMKTEQVDGVAGAGASGPRGQRVGGPRGQGNGGRGGFGGRDNGQNRGSLQGHATIADLKAQIAGKNNNQAKKPGNAQPAKMSALLKGLAKGMR
- a CDS encoding dTDP-glucose 4,6-dehydratase, whose product is MKNIVITGGAGFIGSHVVRLFVNKYPEYNIINLDKLTYAGNLANLKDIEDKPNYKFVKMDICDFDAFYKLMQDEKIDGIIHLAAESHVDRSIKDPFTFARTNVMGTLSLLQAAKLYWESLPEKYEGKRFYHISTDEVYGALTMNHPEGIEPPFTTTASSSEHHLAYGDDFFYETTKYTPHSPYSASKAGSDHFVRAFHDTYGMPTIVTNCSNNYGPYQFPEKLIPLFINNIRHKKPLPVYGKGENVRDWLFVEDHARAIDVIFHNGKIAETYNIGGFNEWKNIDIIKVVIKTVDKLLGRAENEDLDLITYVTDRLGHDARYAIDSTKLQKELGWEPSLQFEEGIEKTVRWYLDNQEWLDNITSGDYAQYYENMYKNR
- a CDS encoding OmpA family protein; this translates as MKKTNKTFKKGAAIALATLMAAGSAFAQNGMGGGRDGMHQIDAHTLGQWHVSFGVGAMASADSWSLAGGGVMTGDEGQTIGLNETGYSADIGANFAIGLTNWLDAGINFPIHFDSGTDNQNYIGNSSLAGVGIGDIDLWGKLRFLGGNKSIFTSALLVQFYVPTGDEEVGMRPRHSWYLDKKTMAYSSGYAALAGGLVFSLDFTRFNIPVRWNGQISYLHSFDENPSSSLLYSTGVNVVPFRALDFFLEFSGEMRLDSDPYYIEPIMDPMTITPGVRFHMNDNMDLALGIEMAPRMFRNIGFDWKKEMDYGEDFIITKIDDQDRENKYRYSANPLFAASAALTWRFGGDERINGINVDSLVRVRSEILAKAKVDSIMRNMKADTITVSKIDTVNKVDTVSVSKVDTIAKVDTISKVDTLTRVDTLKIVDSAEIAKNQAKMDSIAAAAAQDKAKADSIAAAAAQDKAKMDSIANEAAKNKAQMDSLARLSGDDDKDGVPNMVDKCPDTQPGLKVGADGCEVDTDNDGVTDSKDKCPESHAGAPVDEEGCEFDEDEDGIVDALDKCLHTLSDVNVDDKGCPTNKDEDLDKLKSQITFKKGTAKINKKSNKAMDKIAKLMIARPNLRIEIQGHCDEKKTAEDNQEMSVLRAQAVVDYLVGKGVPSKYVRAAGFGDTQLLVQPKMDKKGRKAKTNPKNNRVEFAPHVKKPKKKAEAPAAEAAAAQAAAPKAETQVAPAPAAAPATAAAPAPAATPAKAEAPKAEAAAPAAPAKEAPKAEAPKAEAKPAAEPAKGGFKQDAPKAAPAKK